The bacterium sequence CCCCGCCGCTCACCGTCATCACAATCGATTCTATGAGGAACTGCGCCATTATGTCGATCTTTCGGGCGCCGATCGCCTTTCTCAATCCGATCTCGCGGGTGCGCTCCGTGACCGACACGAGCATGATGTTCATGATCCCTATGCCGCCGACCAGGAGCGAGATCGCGGCTATTATCCCAAGGAGCGTGCTCATGGTCTTCATCGTTCCGCTGAGCATCTCCTGGATCTCGCTCATGTTGCGGATATGAAAGCTGTCTTCATCGTCCTGATAAAGTCTGTGCCGCTTCTTTATGATCTCTTCTATCCGTTCCTGAGCCAGGTCGACGGAGGAGGCGCTGGCGACCTCCACGTATATGCTGTCCAGGTAGTCCTTTCCGAAGAGGCGGTACATAGCGGTGGTGACGGGGACGTAGATGGTGTCGTCCTGGTCGCGCGGGCCCATGGAGCCCTTCTCCGGCAGGACGCCGATGACCGTGAAATTGATGCGGTTGATCTTCAGCGTAGTGCCTATCGGATCGGCGTTGCCGTAGAGCTTTTCGAGTATGGTGGTCCCGATGAGCGCCACCTTCGCTCGCTGGGCGAACTCCTCTCGTGTGAACCATCTTCCGACTTCGGGCATGGTCGCCCTTATCTCGCCGTAGTCGTATCCCACGCCCTCGATGCTCGTGTTCCAGTTCTCGTTGAGGTAGACCGCCTGTGCGCTTCCACTCACGAGGCCCGTGACCCTTTTGACCAGCGGCGACAGAGACTCGATCGCCTCGACGTCCTGGGGCGTGAATCTAGTCACTGTACCCACTCCGCCGGCTACGCCGTGCATCCTCGACGATCCGCCCTGCACGTTGAGCAGGTTGGATCCCAGGGTTTTCAGCCTCTCGGCTATGGATTCCTTGGCCCCGGCCCCCAGCGCCAGCATCGCGATGACCGCGGCTACGCCCACGAGTATGCCGAGCATGGAGAGGACGGAACGGACGCGATTCGACAGTATCGTGTTCGTAGCCTGTCGGAAATACCCGATGACTTCGCCCTTGTTGAGGGATGACCTCTTCGTGGCCAGGACTTCGTCTATCGTCTTATGGTTTTCGATGCGTCGGGGCGCATCGCTTCTTTTTAGGTCCGAGACGATCTTCCCGTCGCGCATGGTGATGACGCGGTTTGCGTAGGCGGCGATGTCCGGCTCGTGCGTCACCATTATTATGGTCTTGCCCTGCTCGTTGAGCGTCTTGAGCACGGCCATGATGTCGTTTCCGCTCTTGGAGTCCAGGTTTCCGGTGGGCTCGTCCGCAAAGAGGATCGCAGGGTCGTTCATCAGG is a genomic window containing:
- a CDS encoding ABC transporter permease, which encodes MIKLEHIFKTYCNDEMKVKALDDVSLSVEPGEFIAIMGPSGSGKSTLMHILGLLDRPDSGDFVLLGRNVSLLSDDELAKIRNQLAGFVFQQFHLLRRMNAVDNVHLPSIYKGESKGADIDAMQRLTSVGLEHRANHRPSELSGGQQQRVAIARALMNDPAILFADEPTGNLDSKSGNDIMAVLKTLNEQGKTIIMVTHEPDIAAYANRVITMRDGKIVSDLKRSDAPRRIENHKTIDEVLATKRSSLNKGEVIGYFRQATNTILSNRVRSVLSMLGILVGVAAVIAMLALGAGAKESIAERLKTLGSNLLNVQGGSSRMHGVAGGVGTVTRFTPQDVEAIESLSPLVKRVTGLVSGSAQAVYLNENWNTSIEGVGYDYGEIRATMPEVGRWFTREEFAQRAKVALIGTTILEKLYGNADPIGTTLKINRINFTVIGVLPEKGSMGPRDQDDTIYVPVTTAMYRLFGKDYLDSIYVEVASASSVDLAQERIEEIIKKRHRLYQDDEDSFHIRNMSEIQEMLSGTMKTMSTLLGIIAAISLLVGGIGIMNIMLVSVTERTREIGLRKAIGARKIDIMAQFLIESIVMTVSGGAIGVLIGGIVAMGLALFAGWAVKVTLFSIALSTIFSAAVGLFFGMWPAKKASELDPVEALRYE